A stretch of Salvelinus alpinus chromosome 4, SLU_Salpinus.1, whole genome shotgun sequence DNA encodes these proteins:
- the LOC139573095 gene encoding cytochrome P450 2F3-like — translation MEMCSSVVLGGLVLLLLLWLFRLRRQRHVHLPPGPCTLPLLGNLHQMDKQAPFKTLTKWSGVYGPVMTVYLGPQRAVVLVGYEAVKEALVDQAEDFTGRAPVPFLVLVTRGYGLAISNGERWRQLRRFTLTTLRDFGMGRKRMEEWVQEESQHLIDSLDATKAVPFDPHPFLSRTVSNVICSLVFGQRFGYDDDNFLHLLNILSAVLRFGSSPCGQLYNIFPWLMEHLPGRQQVVFGQMDELRGFVMKKIHEHQETIDPGNPRDFTDSFLTRLKQEKDVSSSEFHYENLVSTVLDLFLAGTETTSTTLRYAFMLLLKYPDIQEHVQQEIDTVIGRQRVPQMEDRKYLPFTEAVIHEVQRFLDIAPLNLPHYATKNISFRGYTIPQGTVILPMLHSVLRDQDHWATPTTFNPNHFLDQNGNFQKNPAFLAFSAGKRACVGESLARMEIFLFLVSLLQHFSFSCPGGPDSIDLSPEFSSFTNVPRHYQLIATPR, via the coding sequence ATGGAGATGTGTAGTAGCGTGGTGTTGGGAGGCCTGGTGTTGTTACTTCTACTGTGGTTGTTCaggctgaggagacagagacatgtcCATCTACCCCCTGGACCCTGCACCCTGCCGCTGCTAGGCAACCTGCATCAGATGGACAAACAGGCCCCCTTCAAGACCCTCACCAAGTGGAGTGGTGTGTATGGGCCAGTGATGACAGTGTATCTTGGGCCCCAGCGAGCCGTGGTGCTGGTGGGGTACGAGGCAGTCAAGGAGGCTCTGGTGGACCAGGCTGAGGATTTCACAGGACGAGCTCCTGTCCCCTTCCTGGTCCTAGTTACCAGGGGATACGGCCTGGCCATCAGTAATGGGGAGCGTTGGCGCCAGTTGCGTCGTTTCACCCTGACCACGCTGAGAGACTTTGGGATGGGCCGtaagaggatggaggagtgggtacaggaGGAGAGCCAACACCTCATAGACAGTCTGGATGCCACTAAAGCCGTGCCCTTCGATCCTCATCCATTCCTGAGTCGCACCGTGTCCAACGTCATCTGCTCCCTGGTGTTCGGCCAGCGCTTCGGCTATGACGATGACAACTTCCTGCACTTGCTCAACATCCTCTCAGCTGTACTGCGCTTTGGAAGCAGCCCCTGTGGACAGCTGTACAACATCTTCCCCTGGCTGATGGAACACCTGCCTGGTCGGCAGCAAGTCGTGTTCGGCCAGATGGACGAGCTGAGAGGCTTTGTGATGAAAAAGATCCACGAGCACCAGGAGACCATTGACCCAGGCAACCCTAGAGACTTCACAGACTCCTTCCTCACCAGACTCAAACAGGAGAAGGATGTGTCCTCCTCTGAGTTCCATTACGAGAACCTGGTGTCCACAGTGTTGGACCTCTTCCTTGCAGGAACAGAGACCACCAGCACCACTCTCAGATATGCCTTCATGCTGCTCCTCAAATACCCCGACATTCAGGAGCACGTTCAGCAGGAGATCGACACAGTGATTGGCCGACAACGCGTCCCTCAGATGGAGGACAGGAAGTACCTCCCCTTCACAGAAGCCGTCATCCACGAGGTGCAGCGCTTCCTGGACATCGCCCCATTGAACCTCCCGCACTATGCCACCAAGAATATCTCATTCAGAGGGTACACTATCCCTCAGGGCACCGTGATCCTTCCAATGCTGCACTCTGTTCTGAGAGACCAGGACCACTGGGCCACGCCCACAACCTTCAATCCCAATCACTTCCTTGATCAGAACGGAAACTTCCAGAAGAACCCCGCCTTCTTGGCTTTCTCTGCAGGTAAGCGTGCCTGTGTGGGAGAGTCTCTGGCTCGTATGGAGATCTTTCTGTTCCTGGTGTCTCTGCTGCAACATTTCTCCTTCTCCTGCCCTGGAGGACCTGACAGCATTGACCTCAGCCCAGAGTTCAGCAGTTTCACTAACGTGCCGCGTCACTACCAGCTCATTGCTACACCCCGCTGA